The genomic segment TCCCGGGCACCCCGCCGACCACACGTGACAGGATCGAACACCTGCACCTGTTATACGCACGTATGGCCGGACACCGTCGGTACGGGCCGGTCACGGACAGGCACCGCGCAGACTCGAAGGGGACACCATGGCCACCAAGCCGCCCACCGGCGACCCGGTCCAGGACGCGCCGCAGGTCACGGCCGCGCCGCACGCCGCCGCCGGACTGCCCGCCGTCGCCCACACCCTGCGCGCCGCCACGCGCCAGATGGGACTGCGACGCACCGCGCGCACCCTGCTCAAGGTCAACCAGAAGGACGGCTTCGACTGCCCCGGATGCGCCTGGCCCGAGGGCGACGAACGGCACACCGCGGAGTTCTGCGAGAACGGCGCCAAGGCAGTCGCCGAGGAGGCCACCCTGCGCCGCGTCACCCCCGAGTTCTTCGCCGCGCACCCCGTCGCCGACCTCGCCATCCGCAGCGGCTACTGGCTCGGCCAGCAGGGCCGCATCACCCACCCGATGCTGCTGGAGACCGGAACCGGCCCCGACGGACGGGACCACTACGAGCCGGTGTCCTGGGAACGGGCCTTCGCGATCATCGCCGAGGAACTGCGCGCACTGGACTCACCCGACGAGGCCCTGTTCTACACCTCCGGCCGCACCAGCAACGAAGCGGCGTTCCTCCTCCAGCTCCTCGCCCGCGAATTCGGCACCAACAACCTGCCGGACTGCTCCAACATGTGCCACGAGTCGTCCGGCTCGGCACTGACCGAGACCATCGGCGTCGGCAAGGGCAGCGTCTCACTGGAAGACCTCCACCACGCCGACCTCGTCATCGTCGCCGGACAGAACCCCGGCACCAACCACCCCCGGATGCTCTCGGCACTGGAGCGGGCCAAAACCGCGGGCGCGAAGATCATTTCGGTGAACCCGCTGCCCGAGGCCGGACTGGAACGGTTCAAGAACCCGCAGACCCCCCGCGGCATGCTCCGCGGCACCGCCCTCACCGACCTCTTCCTCCAGATCCGCATCGGCGGCGACCAAGCCCTCTTCCGGCTCCTCAACAAACTGATCCTCGACACCGAGGGCGCCGTCGACGAAGCGTTCGTACAGGAACACACCCACGGCTACGAGGAATTCGCCACCGCCGCCCGAACAGCCGACTGGGAGCGGACACTCACCGCCACCGGCCTCGACCGCGCCGACATCGAACAGGCGCTGAGCATGATCCTCGCGTCGAAACGCACGATCGTGTGCTGGGCGATGGGCCTCACCCAGCACAAGCACTCCGTGCCCACCATCCGGGAAGTCGTCAACTTCCTCCTGCTGCGCGGCAACATCGGCCGTCCCGGAGCCGGCGTCTGCCCCGTGCGCGGCCACTCCAACGTCCAGGGCGACCGCACCATGGGCATCTTCGAACGACCCGCACCCGCCTTCCTCGACGCCCTCGACAAGGAATTCGGGATCACCTCACCACGCCACCACGGCTACGACGTCGTCCGCGCCATCCGCGCCCTGCGCGACGGCGACGCGAAGGTCTTCTTCGCCATGGGCGGCAACTTCGTCTCCGCCACCCCCGACACCCTCGTCACCGAGGCCGCGATGCGCCGCGCCCGGCTCACCGTCCACGTGTCCACCAAACTCAACCGCTCGCACGCCGTCACCGGCGCCCGCGCCCTGATCCTCCCCACCCTCGGCCGCACCGACAAGGACACCCAGGCGACCGGCAGACAGACCGTCACCGTCGAGGACTCCATGGGCATGGTCCACTCCTCACGCGGCAACCTCACCCCCGCGAGCCCCCACCTGCTCTCCGAACCCGCCATCGTCGCCCGACTCGCCCGCGCCGTCCTCGGCAGCAGATCCGCCACCCCCTGGGAGGACTTCGAACGGGACTACGCACTGATCCGCGACCGGATCGCCCGCGTGATACCCGGATTCGAGGACTTCAACGCCCGCGTCGCCCGCCCCGGCGGCTTCGCCCTCCCGCACGCCCCCCGCGACGAACGCCGCTTCCCCACCACCACCGGCAAGGCCAACTTCACCGCCGCACCCGTCGAGTTCCCCGAACTCCCCGAAGGCAGACTGCTGTTGCAGACCCTTCGCTCCCACGACCAGTACAACACCACCATCTACGGCCTCGACGACCGCTACCGCGGCATCAAGGGCGGCCGCCGCGTCGTCATGATCCACCCCGACGACGCCCGCACCCTCGGCCTCGCCGACGGCGCCTACACCGACCTCGTCAGCGAATGGAAGGACGGCGTGGAACGCCGCGCCCCGGGCTTCCGTGTGGTGCACTACCCCACCGCCCGCGGCTGCGCCGCCGCCTACTACCCCGAGACCAACGTGCTGGTCCCCCTCGACTCCACCGCCGACACCAGCAACACCCCCGCCAGCAAATCCGTCGTCGTGCGCTTCGAGAGCCCCGGGAGCCCGCCCGGCGACACGCCCTGAGCGCCCACCGGCCGTCTGATAGGAACGGAGCACACAACAGCGCACCCCGCGGACGATCGGAGCCGGAACCCATGGGCGAGCACACCTCACCGAACTTCCCTCAGGAGACCATCGACGAGTACGCCGGCCTGGGCGTCGACCTGCCCGCGCTGTTCTCCGCCGGCCACCTCGGCGAGCGCATGGGGATACGGATCACCGAGGCGTCCGCGGACCGCGTCGTCGCCACCATGCCCGTCGAGGGCAACACCCAGCCGTACGGTCTGCTGCACGGCGGCGCCTCCGCGGTCCTCGCCGAAACCCTCGGCTCCGTCGGTTCCATGCTGCACGGCGGCGCGGGCAAGGTCGCTGTGGGTGTCGACCTGAACTGCACCCACCACCGCGGCGTGATCAGCGGACTGGTCACCGGTGTGGCCACCCCCGTGCACCGGGGCCGCTCCACCGCCACGTACGAGATCGTCATCACCGACGAGCAGGACAGACGGGTCTGCTCGGCCCGCCTGACCTGCCTGCTCCGCGACAACCCGCAGGCAGCCGCCGTCTGACCGGCTCTCAGCCGGCCGCCACCGCCACCGCCCGCCCCGCGGGCACCCGCACCCTCGCACCTGCCCGGCCCGGTCCCGTACCGGCCGGGCAGACCCATATCGGCGGAAAATCAGAGGAGTTGAGACCGATTCCGGTCAACTCCCTTGACGCACCATCCCGTTGTGTGAAAAGCACGCCATTCGCACGCCCCCGCGCGGGCGCCGGCACACACCACGACGCGTCGAACACTTCACCCCACAAGTAACCCTGCGTAACAGACACCCGGCCAGGAACGGCCACCAGGCCGACAGGCACCCCCGGACCGACACCCTCCGCACAGCCGTCGACACCTTCCCGCACCCCCTCCCCGCGACAGCACCAAGATCCACTCAAGCCCCTTAGCAGAGCTGCGAGTTCTCACCATGCGAGCACTTTTCGCGCCACCGGAAAGCCGGACAAGTCCCGACAGCGTCCACCCGCTTTCCCCGGCGGCATAACAAGACAGTCACATCATTCGTCTCCGCTATCCCGACGCCCACCACCTGCGCTTAGAGTCACGGCCAGTCACCGCGCCGCCGGGCGCGTCGAGCACGGCCCTGTACCAACCAGTACGGCCCGGCGATCGACACGGCACCTCAGCAGAGGAGGCCGCGCCAGGGAAAGGACCCATCGTGCGACACCGTTCCTCGCTCATACTGACCGCAGTGCTCACCACCGGAGCACTCACACTCACCGCCTGCGGGTCGCGCGACGACGGGAAGAAGAGCAGCAGCGGCGATACCCAGACCGTGGTCATCGGCCTCGACGCGCCACTGACCGGCGACCTCTCCGCCCTCGGCCTCGGCATCAAGAACTCCGCCGACCTCGCCGTCAAAACAGCGAACAAAGAAAAAACCGTCCCCGGCATCACCTTCGAACTCAAGGCACTCGACGACCAGGCCCAGCCCTCCGTCGGCCAGCAGAACGCCACCAAGTTCATCGACGGCAAGAACGTCCTCGGCGTCGTCGGCCCCCTCAACTCCGGCGTCTCCCAGTCGATGCAGAAACCACTCAGCGACGCCGGACTCACCCAGGTCTCCCCCGCCAACACGGGCACCGAACTGACCCAGGGCGAAAACTGGAAGACCGGCGACAAGAAGCGCCCGTACAAGACCTACTTCCGCACCGCGACCACCGACGCCATCCAAGGCGCCTTCGCCGCGAAGTACCTCTTCAACGACGCGAAGATCACCCAGGCCTACCTCATCGACGACCAGAAGCCCTACGGCGCCGGATTGGCCGCCTCCTTCAAGCAGACCTTCACCGCCCTCGGCGGAAAGATCGCCGGAAGCGACCACATCAACCCCGACGACCGCGACTTCAACTCCGTCGTCGCCAAGGTCAAGAAGTCCGGCGCCAAAGCCGTCTACTACGGCGGCGAATACCCCGCCGGCGCCCCCCTCAGCCAACAGCTCAAGGACAGCGTCGCCATCCCCCTCATGGGCGGCGACGGCATGTACAGCGCCGACTTCATCAAACTCAACAAAAAAGCCGAAGGCGACATCGCCACCTCCATCGGCAAACCCGTCGAAGAACTCGACTCCGCCAAGAAGTTCATCGCCGACTACAAGACAGCCGGCTACAAGGACGCCTACGAGGCCTACGGCGGCGGCACCTACGACGCCACCTGGTCGATCATCGAAGCCGTCAAGATCGCCGTCACCGACAACGACGGAAAACTCCCCGACAACGCCCGCGCCAAGGTCCTCGACGCCATGGCCAAGGTCAACTTCGACGGCGTCACCGGCCCCGTCTCCTTCGACGAATACGGCGACACCACCAACACCATGCTGACCGCCTACCAGGTCACCGCAGGCGCATGGAAGTCCAAGCTCAGCGAGGCCTACAAAAAGGACTGACCAGGCCCTC from the Streptomyces sp. AM 4-1-1 genome contains:
- a CDS encoding branched-chain amino acid ABC transporter substrate-binding protein gives rise to the protein MRHRSSLILTAVLTTGALTLTACGSRDDGKKSSSGDTQTVVIGLDAPLTGDLSALGLGIKNSADLAVKTANKEKTVPGITFELKALDDQAQPSVGQQNATKFIDGKNVLGVVGPLNSGVSQSMQKPLSDAGLTQVSPANTGTELTQGENWKTGDKKRPYKTYFRTATTDAIQGAFAAKYLFNDAKITQAYLIDDQKPYGAGLAASFKQTFTALGGKIAGSDHINPDDRDFNSVVAKVKKSGAKAVYYGGEYPAGAPLSQQLKDSVAIPLMGGDGMYSADFIKLNKKAEGDIATSIGKPVEELDSAKKFIADYKTAGYKDAYEAYGGGTYDATWSIIEAVKIAVTDNDGKLPDNARAKVLDAMAKVNFDGVTGPVSFDEYGDTTNTMLTAYQVTAGAWKSKLSEAYKKD
- a CDS encoding FdhF/YdeP family oxidoreductase, with product MATKPPTGDPVQDAPQVTAAPHAAAGLPAVAHTLRAATRQMGLRRTARTLLKVNQKDGFDCPGCAWPEGDERHTAEFCENGAKAVAEEATLRRVTPEFFAAHPVADLAIRSGYWLGQQGRITHPMLLETGTGPDGRDHYEPVSWERAFAIIAEELRALDSPDEALFYTSGRTSNEAAFLLQLLAREFGTNNLPDCSNMCHESSGSALTETIGVGKGSVSLEDLHHADLVIVAGQNPGTNHPRMLSALERAKTAGAKIISVNPLPEAGLERFKNPQTPRGMLRGTALTDLFLQIRIGGDQALFRLLNKLILDTEGAVDEAFVQEHTHGYEEFATAARTADWERTLTATGLDRADIEQALSMILASKRTIVCWAMGLTQHKHSVPTIREVVNFLLLRGNIGRPGAGVCPVRGHSNVQGDRTMGIFERPAPAFLDALDKEFGITSPRHHGYDVVRAIRALRDGDAKVFFAMGGNFVSATPDTLVTEAAMRRARLTVHVSTKLNRSHAVTGARALILPTLGRTDKDTQATGRQTVTVEDSMGMVHSSRGNLTPASPHLLSEPAIVARLARAVLGSRSATPWEDFERDYALIRDRIARVIPGFEDFNARVARPGGFALPHAPRDERRFPTTTGKANFTAAPVEFPELPEGRLLLQTLRSHDQYNTTIYGLDDRYRGIKGGRRVVMIHPDDARTLGLADGAYTDLVSEWKDGVERRAPGFRVVHYPTARGCAAAYYPETNVLVPLDSTADTSNTPASKSVVVRFESPGSPPGDTP
- a CDS encoding hotdog fold thioesterase, which gives rise to MGEHTSPNFPQETIDEYAGLGVDLPALFSAGHLGERMGIRITEASADRVVATMPVEGNTQPYGLLHGGASAVLAETLGSVGSMLHGGAGKVAVGVDLNCTHHRGVISGLVTGVATPVHRGRSTATYEIVITDEQDRRVCSARLTCLLRDNPQAAAV